From a single Thermodesulfovibrionales bacterium genomic region:
- a CDS encoding prepilin-type N-terminal cleavage/methylation domain-containing protein encodes MEKREEKERTLISQTGTFNKGFTLIEIITVIFILSIAIAIVLPSINVERSITYEVKRFAALLRYMLDEAATKKEVLHLTIEIPEKRVIYEIAEGRKEESFNYFTAVRSSSRGDIRDSILTLFFYPTGVKENFIFTFQNRKEKYEVNINPISRRVKIEKINEF; translated from the coding sequence ATGGAAAAGAGGGAGGAGAAGGAAAGGACGCTGATATCACAAACTGGAACATTCAATAAAGGATTTACCCTTATCGAGATAATCACAGTCATTTTTATCCTATCTATTGCTATTGCAATTGTCCTTCCATCAATTAATGTAGAAAGATCTATAACCTATGAAGTAAAGAGATTTGCCGCTCTTCTTAGATACATGCTTGATGAAGCAGCAACAAAAAAGGAGGTCCTCCATCTTACCATCGAGATCCCTGAAAAAAGGGTGATCTATGAAATCGCTGAAGGCAGAAAGGAGGAATCCTTTAATTATTTTACAGCGGTAAGGTCTTCTTCAAGAGGAGATATTAGGGACTCTATACTAACTTTATTTTTCTATCCTACGGGAGTGAAAGAGAATTTTATCTTTACATTTCAGAATCGAAAGGAAAAGTATGAGGTAAATATAAATCCCATAAGCAGAAGGGTCAAGATAGAAAAGATTAATGAATTTTAA
- a CDS encoding type II secretion system GspH family protein, with protein MNFNWKSTIFTDMYKDSGFTLIEVLVSLAVVGSLVVVLYSLLYHMNLNLEHEDLLRATLLAKEKIYEEPLKKESEEGRFPSPYDKFYYRKTIIDTPFQGIKILRLTAGTDRDLVTMERFIRKIE; from the coding sequence ATGAATTTTAATTGGAAGAGCACTATTTTCACTGACATGTATAAGGATTCGGGTTTCACCCTCATAGAGGTACTCGTGAGTCTCGCTGTGGTGGGCTCTCTTGTGGTTGTCCTTTACAGTCTTCTTTATCATATGAATCTAAATCTTGAACATGAAGACCTTCTAAGAGCCACACTTCTTGCAAAGGAAAAAATCTATGAGGAACCACTTAAAAAAGAATCAGAGGAGGGCAGATTTCCTTCTCCCTACGATAAATTTTATTACAGAAAGACTATCATTGATACACCCTTTCAGGGCATAAAGATATTAAGACTCACAGCAGGCACAGATAGAGACTTGGTAACAATGGAAAGATTCATAAGAAAGATTGAATAG
- a CDS encoding prepilin-type N-terminal cleavage/methylation domain-containing protein, with product MIKHLLTLKRGFTLIEVLVALAIASIISVALFSIYISIENNLSQIEGRSLRFQEARNLLEMLSREISSAYLNRDDQRTFFVIKDRDIFGKPASVLSFTAFKERGLMSINYEVKERDKRLIIVKIEGPAFRQERMEAEIIEDIEGFLVEIPDKGNPLRTWDSELTKRLPERIRITIRININQRKIELTETVFPRLR from the coding sequence TTGATAAAGCATCTTCTAACTTTAAAAAGAGGTTTCACCCTTATAGAGGTTCTTGTTGCATTAGCCATTGCCTCCATTATCTCAGTAGCACTTTTCAGCATCTATATCTCAATAGAGAATAATCTTTCTCAGATAGAAGGAAGGTCACTAAGGTTTCAGGAGGCCAGGAATTTACTTGAGATGCTTTCAAGGGAGATATCCTCAGCTTATTTAAACAGAGATGATCAGAGAACATTCTTTGTTATAAAAGATAGAGATATCTTTGGAAAACCTGCCTCAGTCCTGAGTTTCACAGCCTTTAAAGAAAGGGGTCTGATGAGTATCAATTACGAGGTTAAGGAAAGGGATAAAAGACTTATTATTGTAAAGATAGAGGGACCTGCCTTCAGGCAAGAGAGAATGGAGGCAGAAATCATTGAGGATATTGAAGGATTTCTGGTTGAGATTCCTGACAAAGGTAACCCCCTCAGGACATGGGACAGTGAACTTACAAAAAGACTTCCCGAAAGGATCAGGATAACTATCAGGATTAATATTAACCAGAGAAAGATTGAGCTAACTGAGACAGTTTTCCCGAGGCTCAGATGA